The Engystomops pustulosus chromosome 4, aEngPut4.maternal, whole genome shotgun sequence genome contains a region encoding:
- the AMIGO2 gene encoding amphoterin-induced protein 2: MPFFDSSLSMELGNVHTKWKSIAYVFLLLTVSIVGGAPGVCPPTCVCASDVVSCTNRNLSTVPRTIFKFIKKLDLSYNKIGFLDPDWFPVMFDKLQTLILHHNTISSISGGSFSTLRNVKYLDLSSNNLRTLSNPVFQELKMLEELLLYNNQLTNIDPGAFGGLHKLQKLYLSYNALAHFPLDLYVGRNKLSELVLLDISHNNLQSVPVQDISLISARQLSGIYLHENPFFCDCPLNTMLNFWYRRHFTPVVDFKSFYKCTLPSEFKKMPLIQENFLNCSENTVNETYHAYGVLYEVQIGERLVVHCDSKIVDKDTQFIWATPEDKRLGPEKKTDHFRVFFNGSLEIQEAQVVDSGIYSCTAINKLVNETVDIRVTVGNFTSHKSHSHEAFNTAFTTLAACVVSIILVLLYLYLTPCRCWCKSKKNKRKQNQNSAHSSILSATPSHEPQVERKSSTGKRVVFLEPIKGSEQGQNGKVRLLPNENLTADSILKNSRSKSDSDSVNSVFSDAPFIAPV, translated from the coding sequence ATGCCTTTCTTTGATTCATCTTTGTCCATGGAACTTGGAAATGTTCATACAAAATGGAAAAGCATTGCCTATGTGTTTTTGCTGCTCACCGTCAGCATTGTTGGTGGTGCTCCTGGGGTGTGTCCTCCAACCTGTGTTTGTGCCAGTGATGTAGTAAGCTGTACTAATAGGAACCTATCTACTGTGCCCAGGACAATCTTCAAATTTATTAAGAAACTAGATCTCAGCTACAATAAAATAGGGTTCCTGGACCCAGACTGGTTCCCAGTCATGTTTGATAAATTGCAAACTTTAATATTACATCATAACACTATAAGCAGCATCTCTGGTGGTAGTTTTTCAACCCTTCGAAATGTAAAATATCTTGATTTATCATCAAATAATCTAAGGACGTTGAGTAATCCAGTGTTCCAAGAACTTAAGATGCTAGAAGAGCTCCTGCTGTACAATAATCAGTTAACTAATATTGATCCTGGGGCATTTGGAGGACTCCACAAACTTCAGAAACTGTATCTGAGTTACAATGCACTGGCACATTTCCCACTGGACTTGTATGTTGGCAGAAATAAATTGTCGGAACTTGTCTTGTTGGACATTTCTCATAATAACTTGCAATCAGTGCCTGTCCAAGATATCAGCCTAATCTCAGCAAGGCAGCTCAGTGGAATCTACCTTCACGAGAATCCATTTTTCTGTGACTGCCCTTTGAACACAATGTTGAACTTCTGGTATCGCAGACACTTTACTCCAGTTGTGGATTTCAAAAGTTTTTATAAATGCACTTTACCGTCTGAGTTTAAAAAAATGCCTCTTATCCAAGAGAACTTTCTCAACTGTTCAGAAAATACTGTGAATGAGACATATCATGCATACGGCGTGCTGTACGAGGTACAGATTGGGGAAAGGCTGGTAGTACATTGTGACAGCAAGATAGTAGACAAAGATACACAATTTATTTGGGCAACACCAGAGGACAAAAGACTGGGGCCAGAAAAAAAGACTGACCATTTCCGTGTATTTTTCAATGGTAGTCTAGAAATTCAAGAGGCACAAGTTGTAGATTCGGGTATTTATTCCTGTACGGCAATAAACAAACTGGTCAATGAAACGGTAGATATTAGAGTCACAGTAGGAAATTTTACAAGTCACAAGTCTCATTCACATGAAGCATTCAATACAGCTTTCACTACACTGGCTGCATGTGTAGTCAGTATCATTTTAGTCCTTCTTTACCTTTATCTCACCCCCTGTAGATGCTGGTGTAAATctaagaaaaataaaagaaaacagaACCAAAATAGCGCTCACTCCTCCATCTTAAGTGCCACACCATCACATGAGCCCCAGGTGGAACGGAAATCCAGCACAGGAAAACGGGTTGTGTTCCTGGAACCAATCAAGGGATCAGAGCAAGGCCAAAATGGGAAAGTCCGACTGCTTCCCAATGAGAATCTTACAGCAGACAGCATCTTAAAGAATAGCAGATCAAAGTCTGACTCAGATTCCGTCAACTCTGTCTTCTCAGATGCTCCTTTCATAGCACCTGTCTAA